The following are encoded together in the Peromyscus leucopus breed LL Stock chromosome 1, UCI_PerLeu_2.1, whole genome shotgun sequence genome:
- the LOC114710279 gene encoding olfactory receptor 2D3-like, protein MGRKNQTFVDEFLLLGLSQDAQTQILLFVLFFIIYVLTVLGNLLIIILVFMDSRLHTPMYFFLRSLSFADLCFSNSIVPQVLSHFLTKKKTISFWGCVTQVIVTLQIGCTECALLAVMSYDRYVAVCKPLHYSTIMTQQLCLQLALGSWASGLLVSLIDTTVAFHLPYKGQNIVSHYFCELPALLKVTSADTYSTEMVIFAMGVIILLAPVSLILISYWNIISTVIQMQSGEGRFKVFSTCGSHLIVVVLFYGSAIFNYMQPNTKTTKKQDKIISVFYTVVTPMLNPIIYSLRNKDVKGAFRRLAARMSFFHKK, encoded by the coding sequence ATGGGAAGGAAAAACCAGAcctttgtagatgaatttttGTTACTGGGTCTTTCACAAGATGCACAGACTCAGAtccttctgtttgttcttttcttcatcatttatGTGCTGACTGTACTTGGGAACCTGCTCATCATTATCCTCGTCTTCATGGATTCTCGACTTCATACccccatgtacttttttcttAGAAGCCTCTCTTTTGCAGATCTCTGTTTCTCAAATAGCATTGTTCCTCAAGTGCTGTCCCACTTcctgacaaaaaagaaaactatttctttttggGGCTGTGTGACACAGGTAATTGTCACCCTTCAGATTGGATGTACAGAGTGTGCTCTGCTAGCAGTGATGTCCTATGACCGGTACGTGGCTGTGTGTAAGCCCCTGCACTATTCCACCATCATGACCCAACAACTATGTCTCCAGTTGGCTCTAGGGTCCTGGGCTAGTGGGCTCCTAGTATCCCTGATAGACACTACTGTTGCTTTCCATCTTCCCTATAAAGGGCAGAACATAGTCAGCCATTACTTTTGTGAGCTTCCTGCCCTTTTGAAGGTGACTTCAGCAGACACTTACAGCACAGAAATGGTCATCTTTGCAATGGGTGTGATCATCCTCCTAGCACCTGTCTCCCTCATCCTCATCTCCTACTGGAATATCATTTCCACTGTGATCCAGATGCAGTCTGGGGAGGGGAGGTTCAAAGTCTTCTCCACCTGTGGTTCCCATCTTATTGTTGTTGTCCTCTTCTATGGATCAGCAATATTTAACTATATGCAGCCAAacaccaaaaccacaaaaaagcAGGATAAGATAATATCTGTGTTCTATACAGTGGTGACTCCAATGCTAAACCCCATAATTTATAGTCTGAGGAACAAGGATGTCAAAGGTGCCTTCAGGAGACTGGCTGCAAGAATGTCCTTCTTTCACAAGAAATGA
- the LOC114710273 gene encoding olfactory receptor 2D2 produces the protein MRQTNQSQVTEFLLLGLSDDPHTQKLLFVLFLGVYLVTVLGNLLLMFLVRVDSRLHTPMYFFLCNLSLADLCFSTNIVPQALIHLLSRKKAISFRRCAAQLLLFLIFGCTQCALLAVMSYDRYVAICNPLHYPSIMTWRVCIQLATASWTSGILVSVVDSTFTLRLPYKGSNSIAHFFCEAPALLILASTDTHTSEMAIFLMGVVILLIPVSLILVSYGHIIVTVVKMKSAAGRLKAFSTCGSHLMVVILFYGSAIITYMTPKSSKEQEKLVSVFYAMVTPMLNPLIYSLRNKDVKGALRKVAMKNFSGRLRLTQ, from the coding sequence ATGAGACAGACAAATCAGTCACAGGTGACAGAATTTCTCCTTCTGGGACTGTCTGATGACCCACATACCCAAAAGCTTTTATTTGTCTTATTCCTGGGTGTCTATCTGGTCACTGTGCTTGGAAACCTACTTCTTATGTTCCTTGTTCGGGTTGACTCTCGGCTTCACACAcccatgtatttttttctgtgtaacttgtCACTGGCTGACCTCTGCTTTTCCACCAACATTGTTCCTCAGGCTCTCATCCATCTCCTTTCAAGGAAAAAGGCCATTTCATTCAGACGCTGTGCGGCTCAGCTTCTGCTCTTTCTCATTTTTGGTTGTACACAATGTGCCCTTTTGGCTGTGATGTCCTATGATCGGTATGTGGCTATCTGCAACCCTCTGCATTACCCCAGCATCATGACATGGAGAGTTTGTATCCAGCTGGCTACAGCATCATGGACAAGTGGCATTTTAGTTTCTGTGGTGGACAGCACATTCACACTAAGGCTTCCCTATAAAGGCAGCAACAGTATTGCTCATTTCTTTTGTGAGGCCCCTGCGCTGTTGATCCTGGCATCTACAGACACTCACACTTCAGAGATGGCCATTTTCCTCATGGGGGTTGTGATTCTCCTCATACCTGTCTCCCTAATTCTGGTGTCCTATGGCCACATCATAGTGACGGTGGTCAAGATGAAGTCAGCTGCAGGGAGACTCAAGGCATTTTCTACCTGTGGCTCCCACCTCATGGTTGTCATCCTTTTTTATGGGTCAGCAATTATCACCTACATGACACCGAAGTCTTCCAAAGAGCAGGAGAAACTGGTGTCTGTTTTCTATGCAATGGTGACACCTATGCTTAATCCCCTCATATACAGCCTGAGGAACAAAGATGTGAAGGGAGCTCTGAGGAAAGTAGCCATGAAAAACTTCTCAGGCAGGCTTAGACTCACCCAGTGA